From Aegilops tauschii subsp. strangulata cultivar AL8/78 chromosome 5, Aet v6.0, whole genome shotgun sequence:
CAGTAAAATGCATATAGTCTACTTCAGTGGCAGCACCATGAGGACCAAGGATGTAAATTAATGGATAAATTGGACATACATACATAAACTTCGGTATATATAGATAAGGATATTTTATATAACTACCTAGCTGTCGAGAATGTCTACGTTGAGAAGCTTAGTGCCATTTTCTTTTATTCCAGATTAACATGTCAATTGATCTCAGAATGCAGTCTTCCCCTGATACATTAACAAGCTCGACCAGACAGAACTGGCCCTGCAAACCATATATGCCGAACATGCAGAAGGAATATAAGATATGTGTAAATAGAGTAAGGAATACTCTCTATTTGAATGAAGTGACCTTCCATGCATACATATTTCTGATTTGCTATACTTGAGGAGTCCTGAAAAATTGGCATTTGTGGTTGTGATGGTTAAATAGTATGGAGACAATAGGTCGAAGGTCCTTGCTAAACAAAACAATTTACAACTTTTTATGTTAGGATGGACACAACAGGTCGAAGGTCTCAGTGTCATTTCAAGGCAGCAAACTGGGATGAATTTTGTTGCAAAATATATTCTTAAATCTACAATTTCACTGAATTGTAGACAGATATGAAGAAAACAACTTTTGCCCTCAGTGTAGGTTGTAGTGGGAAAATCGCATATCCTTTTCTTCTTCATATGTTCACAAGAATAAATGTTAGTTCAACCTTCATTGGATTCGCTTGTTATACAAAGCACGTCCATTGGTTTATTCTGACAATTAATGAGGGATGCTCATGATAAGACTGATTTATGTGTAGAAATTTGAAAAATTCCAAACTAAAGAAAGGTCAACTATGGTATTTAGGAACGAATACGGAGGAAGAAAATAAAAGGTTAAAAAAGAACTGACATCAATTAGAAATATATATCCAAGCATAATGTAAATACTGAACATTGAACTGCAAACTTTAGTACTAACTGTCACAACATTTGTAAGAATAATCCAAATACTGAACATTGACTGCAAACTTAGTACTAACTGAAATATGATGCAACTGAAAAGAAAGTGAAATCAAAAGGGAACATGCTAGATAAACGTTGCCATGAAAGGAGACCACACTGATATTTTGAAGGATCTTCTCTAAGGAATGACAACAACAGCATATCAGGGTTCAGGAATCAATTTATCAGTTACAGCAAGAGTTAGCAATGAGCAAACTGGCATGTAACAAACACACTACAAAAGAGAGCAAACATCCAGTTAGGCATAGAACACCAAGGCAGGAGTTACCAGCTTACTACGCAGAGTGAAAACTTTGTTGCGCCATACACACGTTACGAATTTTCATAGCCTGTTCCTGGTTCATCTAAATCTGAAATTTGTTGAAACTTCCCCTTTGCAAGCAGTTGCGTAGTCTTCAGCGAGGTGCGGTGCAGCTTCCTTGTGAGGGCATATGAGCTTCTCCGCAAATACTTTCTCAGTCATCTTGACCGCATAAAATAAGCTCAAGTCACGATCTAGCAGTCCATTTTGCTTGAGAAACTTGATAACATAGTACCGGGGTCTGAGTCGACCCTCCATGCTATAAGAAAGTATTTCCGGTCGATAAGCAATGTACACGGGTTCCAGCCGCACCTCAGAGAACAAGAACCCGGCCCTGCGCTTCAGAGATTCCTTTGACTTCCTCAGCAGACGTGGATACTTGCGCACAGCAACGCTCGCTTCGGCATCAGACCACCTGAAGGTATTCTTCAAGTAGTCCACTTTGGCGGCAATCTTCTCCTTGCTTTGGAATGCGACAGCATGTAGCGCTTCTCTGAACATCCCAGAGCCACGGGGCACGCCTATACCTTCGGCGCATGCCACCATCGCCCAGACGCGCTCCGGGTTAGCGGTGAGCAACCTCGGCGCATGGATACACAGCTGGGCAATATCACAATCACCTAGCCCGCACTCCCTCAGGAACACAACATTGGGCTTGATAACCTTGTCGAGGTTCAAATACAACAGGCGGGATGAGTTCTTGAGCAGCCGGAGGAAGTTGTGGAAGGAGCCGAAGAGGGGCAGGTAGTACTGCAGCCTGGAGAGCATGGCTCTACGGCGGAAGTGGTCGGGGGTGAGCGAGAGGAGGCGGGCGATGTCGGAACGCGACAGGCCGAGGCCGGTGAGCCCATCGACCAGCGGGGCCAGGGTTTTGTCCACTTTGGCGCATAGGAGCTGCGGGTCtttggcgacggcggcggcggcatcggCGCCGGAGAGGCCGAGGCCGGAGAGGAAGGCGAGGACGGCGTTGGGTTTGGCGGGGGACTTGAGGTGGGAGAGCTTGGTGGAGGCCTTGAGGGCTTGGGGCCGCGTGAGGCCGCAGGCGTGGACGAGGTACTCCTCGACGGCGAAGCTACTGGGGTTCGGGGAAATGGGGGCCGCGGTGGTGGAGGGGAGGCGGCGGAGTGGGGAGATGGCAGAggtggaggaagaagagaggataTAGGAAACGACGCACTTCCTGAGGCGGAGCATGGCGcaggcggacggcggcggcggcgacggcggacggcggcgcgACAGAGATATTTCCGACGGATTGCGATTGCTACTGCGATCTCACTGGAGTAGTTGCTTTGGTCCGCCGTAGCGAGTGACCTAGTCAATATGGGCTGCATGGGCCGGGTTTTGATAGGCCTGCTATATGGTGTTGGTATCCAGATTATTTTGTTTATCATccatttttcttctcttttcATGGGTTTTTTTTTTGTTCTCGGCAGTGACATCTTATTAATTTGAGAGAAAATAGGTATTATGGAATAATTCTCTCATTCATATGGGATATTTTTTATCTGACATAATAACTTTTACAAGCACAGTGAAAATTTAATCAAATTGCCTGGACAATGCAATATAAACTCCCTCTGATTCATACTACTTGTCGCAGTTAGTACAACGTTGTAGTAATACTGCAACGAGTAATATGGATCGGATGGAGCCTTAAAATTTTATCTATATCTTTGGCACTACTTAAAAATGCAGACCTTTTTTTCACTAGTGGATACTTTGTTATCAATAGCAGATTTTTATTCCTTTGAGATAAATAAAAGGTTTACATGGAATGTTTTTTGTATGGTGAAATAATTATTATAATAGAGTGAATATTTTATTTGAAATACATAAATAAATTGTATACAATGAAGTAGTATAAATCTTAAGAAAAAAAATACATATTGGGTATTTCAATCAATCTAAAAATAGAAATAGATAACACTTCTATTTGACATGCATGATCATTTTTGTGAGCTGTGAGATGTATCTCAAGAGAAAATAAATCTACAAACGGGACATTTTTACAAGTAAAAAAGTAGCATAAATTTTTTATTTGTCATAAATGTGAACTTTTTTAGCATATAGTTTTTTATAGAGGGGGGTATATTTTGGAAAACTTTTGTTGGAAAAAATATTTGTTCAATATTTTATAATAATTTTGAATTTACTATGTTATAGTATCATTTTCAATAAACATGATGGTAAATACATTTTATTACGTAGATTTTTTTTGATGAAAATAATATAATCTAGAATTATATGTGCTAAGGACGTCTCTAGGGGCGTAGCCATTAATTCTCCTCCAAATGTCAGAAAGACAATACATGCACAAATACGACCGCCCAGTAGGCTCCCCAAACCTAGCCCATATGTCTAGGCGCTCACAAATACAAAATATATGTCAGGATGAAAATGGGACTGTCTGCCTAGACACGCAAGCCCCACTCCCAAACTGACAAAATCCCCCCTGCCCTCTTCCTCCTGTCCTCCTTTGTTCCTTCATTGTCCGTGCCTGACACCATCCGACGGCCACCCTGGAGCACTGCCCCTAACACGGTCACTACCCCCCAACACACTCATCGCCCCGGTATGCCCTAGACCACCTGGATGGATTCACCTCGCATGCCATGTGTCCGACAGATTGCCCAACCATGTTTTGACTTTCTTTTTTGTACATTTACAAGGCACACGATGGACATTGCGGATGAGTTCATTTACAATGAATTCTTCAAATCGTCATATGGCGACATTTAAGACGACTGAGTTGATGATGATGTGAGTATCCTCGAAGCGATGAAGAAGGAAGATGAATATGTTTTCAACTAAGGGATTCATGATGTCCTTGGCAAAAATAATTGAACTATGTCCTCGTAACACTAAACAATGTACTTCCAAATTTAAACAATGTATTTCTATGTTTAAACTATGTATGTCGAATATTCAGATTAGCTGCTTGAACAAATGACAAATGGGCAAAAGATATGCCGAACAAATAGGGGAGGATGTCATGCTCGGGAAAATATCTGGTGCACCGGAGCTTGtggtgcagaataggtatctctgatgTAGCCCTTTTCGATCCAGAATTTTAGTTGTCGGCAATCTCTCTTCATGTGAAACTTGCAAAAAAAAGGTCACTGAAAGAGGTCACCAACAGCTGCACTCTCACAAGCCGTCGTGTCCGAATGATCTGGTTACTGAAAGAGGTCATGAACTATTGGTACTCTCTTCGATGCATATTACTTGCTGCTCAAAGGGATATATTTAGGCCTTTAGCGTTTGAGCGACAAATACTTCATGTAAGTATACTAAGAGGAGGTTTTATGGCTCTCGGGTGCCACGCACTGGCACCCCTATATGAATATAGCACTAAAAATATATATCAGGAAATTTTAAAAAATTATGAAATTTTGGAATATCAAACCTGGGTGCCCATTGTACACACGTGTTCAGTTTCGTGGGGAATGGATGCCCGTGGCAATCTCGGTAAAAAGGTAAAAAAATCCTATGTATGGGGAAGAAATTAGATGGATCCTATGTCGGACCGTATTTCCTTCGCCAAGACGAAGGCGGTGCTTGGGCGATGCCAAAGGATGTATGACAACATGAAGTTTGCGTTTGCCAGAGCCTACAACGAGATCAACGACGGGATTTAGGCAGCGGTAAAGGAGGAGGCAACAAAGGCCGTCTCCTTGGCGCACCAGTGCGACGACGTCTAAGTGAAGGCTGGCGTCATGTCAGCTCTCACGCAGCGTAGCTTCTATTCCATGTGAAAGTGCATGTAGCCCctatgtgtggttttggtaatcaGTGACAATTTCTATGGACTAATATGTTTGAGTCAATTTCAGGGTTATAGCAACTTAAGCCTTTTTTTCCAAGCAAAACCAACATATGCAAAACAACAGCCCATTGATGaacaaaaacaaagaaaaaccaaaaaaatgaaGTTTCCTAACGGAGAATGAATTAGTTAATGAACACAATAATTATAAAAATTGTACACAATGTACATAAAGTTGTGCATTTGTACAATATAAAAGAATAAGTGACATCAGTATTACCCTTATAAAAGAACAGAAAattaaaacaaaataaaaacaaaaatgacataaaaaaataaaaaaaataaaaataaaaatgagtTTTCTATGGAAGAATGAATTCatggcattggtattacccttttagaaggaagaaaacaaaaaatgaaaatggttttttttaattttctaagaaagaatgaaaccatttaagaagaaagaaaatttTAAAAAAACCTTTAATAAGTTGCACACAACTTTGCACTGAAATTGCACTTTTTTGAAATACGCATAGAATAAGTATATAATAGTGCAATTTTCGCATTGTACTATAATTACACACATATTATTTAGTACTTACATTTATActtacacacacaaaaaaaagaTTATGTTTTCTAAGAAGGAATGcattagtggcattggtattaaaAGAAACTTTAAGAAACTTAATGTCCTGGCATAACTTAAAACATGAGCTTAGAAAATTAAGATAAACCAAAGTGTGCGACAGGGAACGAACTTGGGACCTCACGCCAGTCTACCATTTCGGTAGCCACTATATTAACTGAGATTTGGTGTCCAAAAAGGTAGCCCGGTCTATATGAACCATAAGCCGCGATATATTTTTTAAATCGGATCTCATTTACTTTTTGGATTTTTTAGAAACGCGATCATTTAAAAATCTGTGATTAAAAGAAACTAGAACATTTTGTGAAAATGTGGAAGTTTTTTGGGAAATAGGAAATGAACAAAATTGAAAATgataacattttttgaaattgtgaacaACTTTTGGGAAATGCGACATTTTCAAATTTGTGATTTTAAAAAATAAAACATGATTTTTTTGGGAATCTCAAAATTTTGTTTTAGAAAGGAAAAAACATTGAAAAGTAGAACATTTCGAAAAACAGGAACAAAACTGAGAACACGAACATTTTAGAAAACTACAAACAATTTTTTTAAAGTGCGAACATTATTTTGAAATTCTCCAAACATTTATTGAATTTGTGAACAACTGTTGAAATcaagaatattttttgaatttgggAACAAATTTTGTAACCTCATCATCCTGATTACACTGTTTGCCACCCGACTACGCTGCCGCTCGTGATATTTAGAAGCAGGAAATGTATAAGGGTCAGCTACTGTATCGATGGAAGAAAACTTGCGTTCGTTTGCCGTGCCTACATGTATACGAATGCACACACACTTGTTATCAAGAAACATGTTTTCTCAAACATGGTAAAAATAAACAGATTTTGGAAATCTTGTTCATCAGGAACTTTTATTGAATTTGTGAATTTTTTTGCGAAAATAAacagaaaataataaaaataaacatgaaaaacaaaaaattgaaaaataaaatattaAAAGGGAAACCTGTCAGAAAAGCGATTTAGGAACCTTCTgaaaggttcccaaaaccggagCCTTCTGCCTATCCGGACACCCTATGTTAAACATGGTCTAGTATTGGATATTATTGAAATGAACCAACCTTTTGCAAGAAGGTGGGGATGCCCATGGTAGGCATCCATGTCAGGTTTGAACGATTTCCGACTTCGTATGCAAGTTGCGACACGTCCGGTCATTTTATCGACTTTTTTGACCAAGAAAACTCCAGAAAATGCAAAAATTATCGAAAACCAAAACAACTTGGTATGATGTCTTGAAATTATCATACATGGTCATGAAAAAAAATTAAGGCCATTTCAAGGATGTGGAGAGACAACATGCTCTCAGACGAAGCCTTCTAGCATACCTAGACACCCTCCGTTAAACATGGTTTAGTTTTAGAAATTCTTGAACTTACCCCAACTTTTGCAAGCGCATGGCTATGGTAGGCATTCATGCCAGGTTTGAACGATTTTCGACACCTTATGCAAGTTGCGACACGTCTGACCATTTTTTTACCGAGAAAACTCTAGAAAATGCAAATATTGTCAAAAACCAAAAtaacttggcatggtgccttgAATTGGTCATACAAGGCATAGAAAAAAATTAGGGTCATTTGAAGGATATCGGGAAACATCCTGCTCTCAGACGAAGCCTTCTGGCCTAGCCGGGCACCCTCCGTTGGACATGGTCTATGTTTGTACATCCTTCAAATGATCCCAAATCTTGCAAGTAGGTGGGAATGCCCATGGTAGGCATCCAGGTTAGATTTGAATGATTTCCAAAATTGTATGCAAGTTGTGACACGTTCGGCCATTTATGAGCTTTTTTGCCCGAGAAAACTCCAGAAAATGCAAAATttgtcaaaaaataaaacaacttggcatggtgcctttAATTGGTCATATAAGCTCATGGAAATAAATATTGGCGTCATTTGATGGATGCCAAAAAAATGTGCTCTCAAATGGAGATTTCTGTCCTAGCCGACCACCCTCCGTTGAACATGGTGTTTTTTTGGACATCCATGACCCAAATTTCTAAAATTTGAACCATGATGGAAGCAAAATGTACAATTAGAGTGCCCAATTTTTACTGTGATTGGAAACGAGAATATTATATTACATTGGACTCATGTATCTATCTCTTTTCTTTCGGAAACATGTATCTATCTCATGGAAGCAGATTCTCTAACTGAGCTATGATGGACGAAAATAATAATTATATAGATAACATTTTATGTTAAGTCGATGCATATTTTAATTCCTTGCAAAAAAATAACAGAAGCATATTTTAGTTGCACCACGAGTAAATTCTCGAATTGATTAAAACATGATTTCATTGTGTTGAAAACGCGTGTTGCCTCAAAGAAAATTTGGTATGCATCGGAAGCAAGCAAATTCCCTGTTCGAGATGTGATGGGATAAATAATTCTATCCAACACAAAACAACTTTTGGTTAAGTTCGAACATATTTTAAATTTTAAGCAATTTGATTAACTAAAGGAAGCACATTTTCATGACGGTGGAAGCAAATTTAATATGCGTCTGAGTTTACTACCATATATGGCGTACAAATTAGAACCAATTCCGCATGATTTTAGGAGCGCACTTAATTTCCGCTGGACAGTTTTAGGGAACAAATTGGAACCAGTTCCATTTGTTATGTgcaaactgaaggaaatatgccctagaggcaataataaagttattatttatttccttatatcatgataaatatttattattcatgctagaattgtattaaccgaaaacataatacttgtgtgaatacatagacaaacagagtgtcactagtatgcctctacttgactagctcgttgatcaaagatggttatgtttcctagccatagacatgagttgtcatttgattaacgggatcacatcattaggagaatgatgtgattgacttgacccattccgttagcttagcactcgatcgtttagtatgttgctattgctttcttcatgacttatacatgttcctatgactatgagattatgcaactcccgtttaccagaggaacactttgtgtgctaccaaacgtcacaacgtaactgggtgattataaaggtgctctacaggtgtctccaaaggtacttgttgggttggcgtatttcgagattaggatttgtcactccgattgtcggagaggtatctctgggcccactcagtaatacacatcactataagccttgcaagcattgtaactaatgagttagttgcgggatgatgtattacggaacgagtaaagagacttgccggtaacgagattgaactaggtatcgagataccgacgatcgaatctcgggcaagtaacataccgatgacaaagggaacaacgtatgttgttatgcggtctgaccgataaagatcttcgtagaatatgtgggagccaatatgagcatccaggttccgctattggttattgatcagagaggtgtctcggtcatgtctacatagttctcaaacccgtagggtcggcacgcttaacgttacgatgacagttatattatgagtttatatgttttgatgtaccgaaggttgttcggagtcccggatgtgatcacggacataacgaggagtctcgaaatggtcgagacataaagattgatatattggaagcctatgtttggatatcggaagtgttccgggtgaaatcgggatttttccggagtaccgggaggttaccggaaccccccggtaacttaatgggccttagtgggcctaggtggaagagaggagaggaggccagggcagggccgcacgcccctccccccagtccgaataggacaaggagaggggggcggcgccccccctttccttcctcccctccacctcttccccctctctctcctattccaacatggaaaaggggggagtcctactcccggtaggagtaggactcctcctggcgcgcctctcccctttggccggccgcccccccccttgctcctttatatacgggggcagggggcacctctagacacacaattgatcattgatctcttagccgtgtgcggtgcccccctccagcaTATTACACCTCgctaatatcgtagcggtgcttaggcgaagccctgcgtcggtagaacatcatcattgtcaccacgccgttgtgctgacaaaactctccctcaacactcggctggatcggagttcgagggacgtcatcgagttgaacgtgtgctgaactcggaggtgccgtgcgttcggtacttgatcggttggatcgtgaagacgtacgactacatcaaccgcgttgtgttaacgcttccgctttcggtctacgagggtacgtggacaacactctcccctctcgttgctatgcatcaccatgatcttgcgtgtgcgtagaattttttttgaaattactacgttccctaacacaAACTATCTATGAAAAGCCACGTTCTCAAGTCAAATCCAACAAGCCAAAGCTTTCTCATTAGTAGTCTGAGAAAATAAACAATAATAAGAGTAAAAGAAGTATTTATGCATAACAAGTGAGTTGTCTCCTAGTTGGTTATAGTGGGTGAAAATAAACCATAACGTCTGGAGTTCAAATCCTACCCCATACCCCTATTTTTTGAGggttaaaaaaagaaaagaaatgggCCAGGCCCAGGAGGAGGGGTGTGTGGCGGGCGGATCGGCTGTGTACGTCAGTACGTGTCACATACGAAAGGTGGGTGTACGTTATGGTCAAATAATCATGCTGCCCTTTAAAAAAAAGGTACAAACATTACATCAACTTATGCGTAAAGCCCCAGGGTTGAGTCGGTTGACATGAGTAACTAGCAATACGTCTGGAAAATATCAACCAAACTAGGCACATCTTTTTTGTGCAGGACGTGAAGTAGTAGAagtaaaaaaaaatcaaaatgcCCCATCTGGTATCCAGTTCTGCATACCAAGGCTGCAGTTGTACAAGTAGAGCAATTATTCAGACAAGATCAGCAAGGACATGAGCACAATTATTCTGCAAATTAATTCCGTGTGCGTGCAGATCGGATCAGCACGGAGAATCATCGCAGGCTGGCTTGGAATCATCACCTTTTTTTGCAGATGATTTTGTGGTATTATTCCTTGCAGTTGCAGGGCTGAACCATGAACGCGGGAAGATCTATGTCGGAACTCAACCTACTGATCCGTTTCGCAATTTTTTTAAAAAGGTGATGATTGCAAGCCTGCTCGCTATGCTATGAATTTCCCGCGAGAATGGTCCACATTGATCAGCTTGGGGCTAAGCTATGAATTTCAATAATGGACCAGCTTGGGTAGATGCAGAAATGTTTATTCCGCACGTAGCTTGTCAGAAATAATTGTGCGTGCCAATTGATTTCCTGCGAGAATGGTCCACATTGATCAAGCACGGCTGCAACGGGTTGTCACTTGCACATTGCCGCCACTGTCTTAATAGAAGCATGCAGCAGGCTAAAAACCTAGGTTACCCAACAAATCAAGATGATGTGTTTTCGGCTTGAGGTTGCTCGGTATGCGGTCGAGATGAGAGGACCCCCTAGACTCTGCAATCTGCATGAACTGCCTGTAAATGATTTTTTGTGGTATCCTAGTCTCTGATGATCCTAGTATCTCTGCCACTCGTCTTTAGATGATATTATTCCTTTCCTTGTATGATTGGATTAGGCCAGCTTCGTTGGTGGTAGGTCACTGCTGATAAACGCATCACCAGTACTAGCCTACTCGTACTAGTAGCATACTAGCTAACAGTACCAATTCTTTGTCTGAAATTACTAATAAATTGTGGCTGCCACACGTGTCAACTGATTTTTCCGTTGGGCCCACAAAACCAGCAGCCGCACGGGTTGTCACTAATAATAATACAAACCACCGTCATGCCGAGTAGCGAATCTTGGAAGAAAAATAAGGGGGGCTCAAAGTTAACTGTGTGTAGAAAAAGTTAGAAACTCTCAATTCTTTAGTCCAAAATATGGTCAAAATTTTGATACAAATACTAGCAATTTTTCTTTTCCAATatttggagggggggggggggggggggctcaagCCTGTCGAAGCCCCCCTGTTCGATTCGCCACTGGTCATGCCCTAATTTTCTGGTCATTGGAAGAGGTCATGGCCAATTGCTAATAAATTGTGGCTGCCACACGTGTCAACTGATTTTTCCGTTGGGCCCACAACACCAGCAGCCGCACGGGTTGTCACTAATAATAACTAGTagagtgcccgtgcgttgccacgggctcttGAAATAGTTTACCAGAGTTATATGTTAAAATCCACACATACAAACAATATAACACAAACTGAAGTCCATTATTGCAATGTAACAAGCTGAGTGATGTTACAACTTAACATCTATTACAAAAATACTAATATCTAGATGATGCGCTTAAGAAATTCTTTCACAATATCAGGAAAGTTTCCTCTAGCTTCATTCCCGCGATGTTTTAGCAAGTATAATAAAAAATGCTTCCTCAATTCATACCCATCCTGCAGAAAAAATAAATGTAGTTAGTATGAAAAATTCACGGAGAAGGTCTTAAAACATGTAACCCACAATACTCACCGCGCAAACCGGCTTGACCAATTCTTTACCGTTCCACCAGAgcataaaatgaaaaa
This genomic window contains:
- the LOC109767664 gene encoding uncharacterized protein — encoded protein: MLRLRKCVVSYILSSSSTSAISPLRRLPSTTAAPISPNPSSFAVEEYLVHACGLTRPQALKASTKLSHLKSPAKPNAVLAFLSGLGLSGADAAAAVAKDPQLLCAKVDKTLAPLVDGLTGLGLSRSDIARLLSLTPDHFRRRAMLSRLQYYLPLFGSFHNFLRLLKNSSRLLYLNLDKVIKPNVVFLRECGLGDCDIAQLCIHAPRLLTANPERVWAMVACAEGIGVPRGSGMFREALHAVAFQSKEKIAAKVDYLKNTFRWSDAEASVAVRKYPRLLRKSKESLKRRAGFLFSEVRLEPVYIAYRPEILSYSMEGRLRPRYYVIKFLKQNGLLDRDLSLFYAVKMTEKVFAEKLICPHKEAAPHLAEDYATACKGEVSTNFRFR